GCAATGACGCTATAGAAAATGGCTTCTTTCACAAGCGCTCGATTATGTTACCAGAAAGTTACAGTATACTTTCAGAGAATCAGAGAAACCTAATTACAGATCTCTGAGTAGGACCACATAGAACTGAAAAAGTCtgtacctaatttttttttctccaaattcccCTAAAAATCATCCATTTCAATTTTTATCtaagaacagaaaatattttctaagaatcTTTTTTGCATTGGTGTTCACATTTGCctgtgtatgtttatgtgtggTCACAGCTAATATACGCTTGtacagcaaagaaaaatatttttcaaccaaataaattttgattttaaacCTTTAATTATTATAAGCATAAAGTTAATGATGAgaaatgagtattttaaatttacatttaaatcacCTATCTTAATCCCCTTTGACTATCCCCTAGTACAGCTTCCCTCGACATTTTTGGCACAagatttcatgaaagacaatttttctacagaAGTGGGGGAGGTATTTGTTTGGactgattcaagcacattacatctccacctcagatcatcaggcactaGATTCTCAAAACAGAACACCTTGATCCCTAACGTGCAGTTTATAGTACGGCTCCTGTTCATATGacaatctaatgctgctgcttctctgacaggaggcagagctcaggcaatgatgTGAGTCATGAGGAGTACAAATGAAGGTTCACTTGCTCTTTGGCTGCTCACTTCTTGCTCTGTGGCCTGGTTTCAAAAGGCCATAGACTGGTACCAGTCCGCAGCCTGGGATTGGAGACCCCAGATATAACTGGGGTTAGAGGACACTCTAtcgtgatttttcttttctcttttccaaatgAAGTAGTAGCGAGGTaactcaaagaattaaaagtaaatcTACCATTCAGtccagtaatcccactgctaaatatttacccaaagggggaaaaaaagcattttataaaaaaggcaCTCACACGCAAATGAtgatagcagcacaattcacaatcacgaCAATGTGGAAACATCCGGAGAggtcatcaacacatgaatggattattaaACTGTGGCAACTGTttatgaagtactactcagccataaaaatatgatgacctagtatcttttgtaacaatcaggatggaactggagacctttCTACTAAGTGAAGTtccacaagaatgggaaaagaagtatcttgtgtactcaatactaatttggaTCTAGTAGATCAATTCTTATGTGCACATATAGAAGCAAAACGTAACagaattgggcagcacctgtgtctcagtgagtagggcaccagccccatataccaagggtggtggatttgaacccagccccggacaaactgcaacagtaacaacaaaatagccagatgttgtggcgggtgcctatagtcacagctgctagggaggctgaggcaagagaattgcctaagcccaagagctggagtttgctgtgagctgtgaagccacagcactctaccaacggccaacttaaaaaacaaaacaaaacaaacttaacAATATTCACATTCAAGTGGGTGGAAGGAGGAAAAGTGGGTAAACTCACGCTATAATTCATGCAGTAGTGAAGGGAACCACATAACTTTGACtttaaataagcaaaaggaaaactgCATGATCAAAATATGTGcatcccataatattctgaaattttaaaaatgaacatagaaaccttaattttaaaaagagattgcACATTATGGCAGAAAGAATGTGATTTTTAATAACAGCAAATTTACTCCTACCTTCTTCACTTAAATCATTGTCACCTTGAATGAATCACTTAATCTCTGACCCTAAATTATCTCTATCAATTAGGAATAACAAAATGCACATTGTAAGAGTTTTTCACTGAAGATTTGAGACAGTATATTACATTAGGATGTACATATTAATTTCTACTAATATCATCAACATCAAGAGAAATTAAGTACTGAATATTTGACAAATGTCACCTGTCATATAGTTCAAGGAAAGAATAATCGGCAGGTGGGCAGTTACTAGCTGTTATGATTCTGTCGTGCGATGAAATGTAGTTAATTAGAATCTTATTAAAAGATACGGTTTTTGAAAATGATTGTAATCCTTCCAGCTATTTCTCTTGattattttcaatataaaatttcCTGAAATCAAGACCTCTAATATTTTAGCTGTTCCATTACctattactatttattttaatttatcttcaTCTTTGGGTCAATGTCTGAGTTTTCTGAAACTCTCTTGCCATGGCGCTATACACCATTCTTTCACTTTCAGTCCATCTAGGCTTTTCACtctttcagaataaaataaaaaataaaattagctttaCATAAACTCCTAATATTGCCAAGTCTTTGCTAAACactaagataaaataatttattgatatATGTCATTATTCCTCAACAtgtttatttaatcctcataacagtcCTTCCAACAACCATCATctccattttgcaggtgaggaagcTAAGGTGTTGAGTGTATAAAGATACAGAACCTGTAAGGAGAGTTAGGTTTCACACCTAGTGTGGGCCAAAACTCATGTTTATATAATTAATTCTAGTTACTGGAagtaaattttctaatttaatctgatcattgttattattattattattattattttttgtatgtggTAGGTATCAGCTCTTGGTATGGTGTCCAGGCTGTTGTGGACTTCCTGGATTTAAGCAATCCTTTAGCTCCAGTTTCTGAAAACACTGGGACTATCGGCTTATGGCACCACAATCAGCCAAAGCTAATTATTGGTCAATCTCCAGTCTCTTCTCCTCCTCTCATATTTATTCTCTAAACTCAAGACATACAGAGAAAGATACATGtctatttgaatgtttatagacAAATAATGTCAAAAgcgattcttttctttttttctccaagtCCAAAGTGCAAATCAATAATTAATGCAAAAGGGCCCATTAACAATTAACTGATGATTGATCAACAAACTCATTCTCTTCCTTTGATCACCATGGAAGTGTGTGGAACTAATCTCCATTCAGCTAAGTTCAGAATGTGGATGTCATCTCTTATGATTCTTTCTTCTTAATCTACTACATTCAATTAATCACTCCATTTCACTCTTTCTAAGTCATAGAATCTCTCTTCTGTCCCCTTCTATCCAGTGCTACTGACAATATCTAATCACAATAACACCAACACAATAGTCCATGTGTGTTGCTCTATCCTGATATCGTTTTTGTACAGTATATCCTGCCCCCTTTCCAATGTGTTCATGGCTCATGCTGTAAACACAGTGAGCTTAGATAGAAATTACCTTATCGTAAGAATTCGCACTATTTCTTATTCTATAATCATTGACTGGACTTATTTCAAAAGTTTTCATAAGGTTTGTAAGACCCTCTGAATCAGAAGCTGCTGCCACTGATTTTTCTATCAAGCTTTCTTTCATGTCTTGTTTTAACAATGCTATGAGTTCTTTAGTACAGGttcaatataaattattttggtATGAATTCATCATATTTTACCCTGTCCCATTACcactgcacattttaaaaatttatttgtttgtgtttctttccAGGCATGGAAGTAGTGCCCTACACTTCCAAAAACTATGATTTTCACAACTATTCTCATTATTCAACCCTCAATCTAAGTGGCATTTCCACTCTGAAATTTTTCCTGATGCCAGGAACATATTTTATGTGTTCCCCACAGCCTACTAACATTCATCTAGTAATGATTGTTCTCTCATATGTACTTTTTAAGCATGAAACAGCTTTCAGAGATAGAATGATATTTATGAGATAATCATGGTCCTCTATATCATTTCAGTGTGTCAGAGACTCGTGATGTTGGTGATTTTAATCTCAATGAGCATCAATCTGTTATAGATGTAGAATCAGAGCTTTCTTCTCCTATGATGGTTAAATTCTTTGTGATTTGTCCTAATTCTGACTCACTTATGAGACTGTGGCCATCTAATAAAGGAGACTTCTCAAAGCTGTAGTCTTGAATTCAGGCTTCCAAATTTGTGGCAAAACAAGACTATAGAAGAGCAGGTAAtgtgattcatttttttcatattgtagagcccaataaaataaaaatactggagATGACTGACATCTTCAGGGTGTGGAAAGATGAGAATGTTTCCAGTCACAGAGCTACAAAGCAGAGTGTTGAAGGTCAAGTATTTAGAGATAGGAGGAGGTAGAGGGGGCTCTAAGCATTTCATATCTAGCCATCTATGGAGATAGAAACATCTTGCTACCTCCACCTGGGTAATTCCTTCATTAATTTCCTCTAAcacatagctgggcactgtggcatgtgcctgtagtcctagctacttgggaggctgaggcaagagattgcttaagcccaggagtttgaggttgctgtgagctgtgacgccatggcactctaccaagggtgagtgacaaaatgagacctcTGTGAGGTAGAGGAAGAATTTGAGCATTGAATTATGTCAGTGATTTTGGAGagtagaaaaggcaaaaaaaaagtagtaaacaTTGGGAGAGCCATAACAAAATTACATGAGAATATTTTGAGGAAATTGAGGGAATTAACCAGGTGGAGGTAGCAAAATGTTTTTATCTCCATAGAGCTGCTGGATATGAAATGCTTAGAACATTGCTTCTCAGACATTGGCCTAGGCCTGAATCACCTTGAGATCCTGATATAATGTAAATTTTGACTTAAGAGTTTGGAGACAGTAAAGTCTAAGGCTGCATATCTGACAGTTCTCCATGTGTGTTTTCTATGGCTAGTCTGTGGTCCACAACTGTGGGAGTCAAACTCAAGGAAAGGGGTAACTATTGCAGTGACAAGTAATTAATTGGAAGTGATGAGCATGCATGTTGCATGCCATAAAGCAATGGAATTCACTTCAGAAGGAGGCAAATAAAGTTTATTACTGGAGAGAGGTCTAtacaataattttgaaatataaaattaaaatttaatatgtcTGAAAAATTAACAATCATAGCAAGAAATAATCAATTATTATCATTTGCATTTatgtatgttgttttcttttttatcactgCTGCAAATAATTTCTAAGTGCTAACATAACAGGTGGACCTAATCTTTtaggaaaaattaattaaaacttgTCTTTCAATTTTAGAAACGTAGAATCATTAACTTAATCTCTTTTTCTCACAAGGGAAGATCACCATTGTTTGCCTCTAGTCCAGCCTGCCCATGCCTACTCATCTTCTGCAGGAAAATAGTGGCAGGGTCGAATTTATAGCAGCAATTAATTTTCCTACTTGAGGAAAATTATGATGAGGCTACTGTGACATGTTACTACTGAAATACTGGGGTTCCTGGTTTCAATATGTCAAGACAGCTTTTCTCCACCAGTGGACACACTGTGGCTTCATGCTAGTGAGACCTCCTTTTTGCTGGCTTGTTTCTCGTCACTGGATCTCCACCCCCTTCTTTGCAGTCTATGACTTTGTGCATCTTGGCAATGCTGTGTTCCTCTGCCTCATCAAGGACAAACAAAGTCTTCAATGAGCCATGTACTATTTCCTTGCCATGCTGGCAGGCATAGACATCCTGGTGACATTGACCATATGCCTACTGCTGTGGACATCTGGAATGTGAATTACAGGGAGATCATCCATGCAAGCTGTTTCTTGAAGGCCTACTTTTTCCATTACATTTATGTTTTAGAAGGATTGAATACACTCTTCTAAGGGACTATGACTATTTCATTAACAATTGCAATTTTTGGAAGTATGCTTCCATTCTTTGCATTACTCAAGTAGTAAGGTTAGCAGTGGAGTGGGAGTTTTTCTGAGGGGTTTTATATCCCCCATGCCTGCAATCCTGGGTatgtttctcattttcctttttttttttttgtttctcattttcataTTACTGCTCTCTTGTTTTAGTCTCAGTATTTGACTATACCAAGAAGTTTTGTAACTTACCTGGGATCTTTCAACAGACTTTACTctgtaattataatttattttacagtCCTCTTAGACTATCTGATCATTTTCTTCTACTATATCCTAATTCTGAAGACTCACTCACCCACTCACCCACAGAGTCATGGACCCTGCCTCTGGTGAAGAGAGAGCCAACGCTCTCAACACCTGAATCTCCCAATTGGTTGTGTCCTCCACTTCTGTGGCATAGTGATTGGTTTGAAAGTCAGCAACAGGTTTGGGAAGTATACATCAGAGGTGTTCTACATTGTCATGAGCTATGTCtacttcccctttcttcctttaaGGAATCCTATCATCTATACCACCAAGACCAAGCAAATCCAATAAGAATATATCTATCTTTAATCTAAATGCAGATTTGGAAGTTAATCATGGATCTGGAGAATTAGACACAGACACCAaggaaaagacaatgaaaaacTAAAGCCCCGACTCCTCTCTGAGCAAAGAGATAACTTAAGTAGTGTCTTTCTGGGAAATTTTTCCTGACCTCAGAGATATATCTGATGATTTTCCATAGAGTACTAAAAATACTAACATTCATGCTGTGATGATTATCCCATGTAATTCATGATCAATATTGTTTGTCTTGTACTCACTAGATTTTTCAGTTCTGATACTAGGAGGGAATAAGCTTATCACTCTTAACCTGACATAAAATGAGGAATATCCTGAATATAAactaagtgattaaaaaaaatatttgatggcATTAATTCACATGGCTCTTAGTAGGTGCATTGATGTCCCTGTAAATCAGAACTGATTTTcccatagaaatagaaaacacaaaatgtAATTAGAATTTGTAAATCTATGACTAATAGAtacatgtcaccctgggtataagAGATATTTTGACCTTTGTGGTGGTCACCAAGAAAGACTTATTTGTTTTATCATATACTAGTGTTTAGAATTCTGGGGAATTACATAAGTAAGTCCAGAGGTTTCCACACCTCTGTGGTATTTGAGTTTCCATTTTTCCTCACCCATACTTGAGGAAACACCATAATGGCCTGATGACACTGGCTGAGTTGCTCTGCTCCTCCCagacaggagagagggaagagggatcAAGCAGTCTCCTGAGTATCAGGAAAGATGGTACTCTGCAAGATGCTTTCCACATATATAAACACTCTATCCTGGCTTCCTGAACAGTCTTTGAGAAGGGAGTATTTGGTGTGATTCCCCAAATATGGTAGGAATGGCTCCCTATTCCAGCAGCAAGATTATGAGTGGGTGAGTGCCAGGAGCAGAAATTTGGAGtgattcttattttctcttctgttagaAGCagtcaaaagaagacagaaagaatttCCAGAGATCTTTGGAGCAGAATATGTCCCTCTCAGCTTGGATAACCCCCACCTATtgcatggtttttgtttttatgtgaacAAATTTGTTAAGGCAGGTTTCAGTTTCTTTGGTAGGACCCATGGATGGGCTTCAGGAAAACCAAGAACTTTTTTAGACTAAATGTGACATATCCTgcctttatctatttttctccATAGTGGTTACATGTCTTTTGCTGAAGttccataaaatgttaacattcaaTTTTAAAACTAAACTTAGAAAAGTTCTCCAATAAAACACAATGTCTGTATTGTGATTgtggaatataaaattaaaatcaagttaaatatattaaaattttccaaCTATCAGTCTAGCTAagcaaatttattattaaattgtgtatatttgccatcttttctgataaaattttgatcaaaaattGTATAGCATGCAATCAACAATGAGAATTATTTATCTAATGTGGTTTTATAAATACAAAACTTTAACTATTAACCTAATACTATTTAGAACATAAAGAAGATCTCGTCTCTAGAATAGTCTATAAGTCTCTTTTGCTCTTTTGAAAGACAATAGTTCTATAACTTTACATTTCTCAATCAATTATTCCTAAAGAGAAATATTGTTATATATTCTCACAAAGATTTAGTACACACTGAAAAAGTTGAGTGTGGGGACTAATAGTTCTCATGCATCTGCTCTTTCCTTGTGGACACACTATGTGGCCCAATATTAGTGGGGCCCCCTTTTTGCTTACTGGCTTCCCAGGCCTGGAGGCTGTTCATCACTGGATCTCCATCCCCTTCTTTGCAGTGTATGTGTCTGTATTTCTTGGCAATGGCACACTCCTCTACCTCATCAAGGATGACCACAGCCTTCATGGACCCATGTACTACTTCCTTGCTATGCTGGCAGGCACAGACCTCACAGTGACGCTGACCACGATGCCTACGGTAATGGGTGTCTTATGGGTGAATCACCGGGAGATGAACCACGGGGCCTGCTTCTCGCAGGCCTACATCATCCACTCTCTTTCGATTGTGGAATCGGGTATCTTGCTTGCCATGGCCTATGACCGTTTTATTGCCATCCGCATTCCTCTGAGGTATAACTCTATCCTTACCAATTCCAGGGTGATAGAGATAGGACTGGGGGTACTGTTGAGGGGCTTTTTGTCCCTTGTGCCTCCAATCCTGGCACTCTATCAGTTCCCATACTGTCGGTCCCACGTTCTTTCCCACGCCTTTTGCCTCCATCAAGATGTCATGAAACTTGCCTGTGCTGATATTACATTTAATCGCTTATACCCTGTTATTCTGGTTGCTTTAACTTTCTTCCTTGATGCTCtgatcattgtcttttcttatatCTTAATCCTGAAGACAGTTATGGGCATTGCCTCCGGGGAGGAGCAAGCTAAAGCTCTCAACACTTGTGTTTCCCATATTAGCTGTGTCCTGGTATTTTACATCACTGTGATTGGCCTGACTTTCATCCATAGGTTTGGGAAACATGCCCCTCACGTAGTTCATATTACAATGAgctatgtttattttctatttcctccaTTCATGAACCCCATTATATACAGCATCAAGACCAAGCAGATTCAGAAAAGCATTGTTTGTCTATTTTCTGGGCACAGGAGGGCTTGAGCCATTATTTTAGAATTAAGATGTTCAGAGTTTATGGGCATTTTGCC
This is a stretch of genomic DNA from Nycticebus coucang isolate mNycCou1 chromosome 14, mNycCou1.pri, whole genome shotgun sequence. It encodes these proteins:
- the LOC128565415 gene encoding olfactory receptor 51B2-like — translated: MWPNISGAPFLLTGFPGLEAVHHWISIPFFAVYVSVFLGNGTLLYLIKDDHSLHGPMYYFLAMLAGTDLTVTLTTMPTVMGVLWVNHREMNHGACFSQAYIIHSLSIVESGILLAMAYDRFIAIRIPLRYNSILTNSRVIEIGLGVLLRGFLSLVPPILALYQFPYCRSHVLSHAFCLHQDVMKLACADITFNRLYPVILVALTFFLDALIIVFSYILILKTVMGIASGEEQAKALNTCVSHISCVLVFYITVIGLTFIHRFGKHAPHVVHITMSYVYFLFPPFMNPIIYSIKTKQIQKSIVCLFSGHRRA